The Toxorhynchites rutilus septentrionalis strain SRP chromosome 3, ASM2978413v1, whole genome shotgun sequence genome includes a region encoding these proteins:
- the LOC129779315 gene encoding uncharacterized protein K02A2.6-like: MVKSNHKQKLMRELLGSHGELDEIVNRISIRAWNEIPADAIVKCMEMDSLAGNIRELQYDPENHITFAAWYARYEDLFAKDAERLDDEAKDFTFIDTVKKLKRLFGMKESTVKKRYCTLTVTKAPTEDYVTFACRVNKMCVEFELAKLTEEHFKCLMFVCGLKSECDAEVRTRLLTKIEDNNDVTLEALMEECQRLINLKSDTAMIESPGRVQIIKRNFQQRKQYGKRFRDRPKESPRNEEERKSPATSCWNCGAMHFSNHCGFKSHKCADCKQIGHKEGYCSSAKRSTKASKYQPRRFSTKTVIASVSSVECKRRYVVSVVSEKVWNRIGQPAGVPASQTAKSASGVQLDLQCEFVSDVEINGTTHSGRIFVSTHPLNLLGIDLIDKFLLSSLPMDKFCNFVGGSNDIVSLQKAYPKLFSETLGLCSKSKIQLSLKEACKPVFRPRRPVSYAMLPTVDKELDRLESLQIISPVDYSEWAAPIVVVRKASGNVRICGNYSTGLNDRLQSHQYPLPLPQDVISKLSNCTVFSQIDLSDAFLQMEVEESCRQLLTINTHRGLYQYNRLPPGVKAAPGAFQQLMDTMLAGLPCTAGYLDDVVVGGKDTNEHQRNLHAVLQRIEEFGFTTRPEKCSFGQQQIRYLGHILDRHGLRPDPAKIQVIKDLPPSKDITGVRSFLGAINYYGKFVPNMRALRFPLDQLLKDSSAFVWTRECQQAFEKFKKILSSELLLAHYDPKQEIIVSADASSIGIGATISHKYPNGHVKVIQHASRALTPVEQRYSQIDREGLAIIYAVTKFHKFIFGRRFRLQTDHAPLLRIFGSKKGIPIYTANRLQRWALSLLSYDFSIEYIQSDKFGNADVLSRLIDQHTKPDEDVIIACTTLEEDLRSVAIDSTNQLPLSFSMVEKATACDPLLRKVHRFIREGWPKSRSEVKDWEMSRFFDRQEALSVVQGSIMFGDRLVIPAAFRRRCLNQLHRGHPGVQRMKAISRSFVYWPGLDEEIVSFVKGCHHCASVARSPPKAEPESWHSTTAPWQRVHADYAGPLDGEYYLLVIDAHTKWPEIFPTKQITSKARINLLRTLFANKGMPEILVTDNGTQFKSAEFSELCCENGIRHTTTAPFHPQSNGQAKRFVDTFKRAVKKIQEGEGSIRQALDIFLLTYRSTPNPNVPGGKSPAEAMYNRPLRTSLDLLRPPSTPEPSSNRQGTSTARSFSPKDSVYAKIYANNKWSWIPGTVVERIGTVMYNIWVENKKLVRSHINQLRERSATGTTTKEQTKQGLPLNILLDEWKLSAASPSAHHLSEAEVIEQTQSTLVRPSSPTSPNSIRSATSSSSSPSTALSLPLKIHLWFSYLGDLLEPEDHRNGSRETKGSRREMLETTGNTTEDLPLGLASDRFNCHLYRRHE; the protein is encoded by the exons atggttAAGTCCAATCACAAGCAAAAGCTTATGCGTGAACTTCTTGGATCCCATGGAGAACTCGATGAAATTGTTAATCGAATCAGCATTAGGGCTTGGAACGAGATACCGGCTGATGCCATTGTCAAGTGCATGGAAATGGACTCTTTGGCTGGAAATATTCGAGAGTTGCAATACGATCCAGAAAATCACATCACATTCGCAGCATGGTATGCCAGGTACGAGGACTTGTTTGCAAAGGATGCGGAACGGCTCGACGACGAAGCCAAA GATTTCACGTTCATCGACACAGTGAAGAAACTGAAGAGACTTTTTGGCATGAAAGAGTCCACAGTTAAGAAACGATACTGTACATTAACCGTCACGAAAGCCCCGACGGAGGACTATGTTACGTTCGCTTGTCGGGTGAATAAGATGTGCGTGGAGTTCGAGTTGGCCAAATTGACGGAAGAGCATTTCAAATGCCTCATGTTCGTTTGCGGTCTGAAGTCGGAGTGCGATGCGGAGGTACGCACCAGATTGTTGACGAAAATCGAAGACAACAACGATGTCACCTTGGAAGCACTGATGGAAGAGTGTCAGCGGTTGATAAATTTAAAGAGCGATACTGCTATGATAGAAAGTCCTGGACGTGTTCAGATCATCAAGAGGAACTTTCAGCAACGGAAGCAGTACGGTAAGCGGTTCAGAGATCGTCCAAAAGAATCACCAAGAAATGAAGAAGAACGCAAAAGTCCGGCAACTTCTTGCTGGAACTGTGGTGCGATGCATTTTTCTAACCACTGCGGTTTCAAGAGTCACAAGTGCGCCGACTGCAAACAGATCGGCCATAAAGAGGGCTATTGCTCAAGCGCAAAGCGGTCTACGAAGGCATCAAAATATCAGCCACGAAGGTTCTCCACCAAAACCGTTATTGCATCGGTCAGCAGCGTCGAATGCAAGCGTCGTTACGT CGTCAGCGTCGTGTCCGAAAAGGTGTGGAATCGGATCGGCCAGCCAGCAGGTGTTCCTGCGAGTCAGACCGCCAAATCAGCATCGGGAGTACAACTGGACCTGCAGTGTGAGTTCGTCAGTGACGTCGAAATCAATGGTACGACGCATAGCGGACGCATCTTCGTTTCTACACATCCATTGAATCTGCTCGGAATCGATCTCATCGACAAGTTCCTGCTTTCGTCATTACCAATggataaattttgtaatttcGTCGGTGGTTCCAATGATATCGTTTCTCTGCAGAAAGCGTACCCGAAGCTGTTCAGCGAGACGTTGGGGCTTTGCTCCAAATCTAAAATTCAACTTTCGCTGAAGGAAGCGTGTAAGCCAGTCTTTCGTCCAAGAAGGCCGGTTTCGTACGCTATGTTGCCAACTGTGGACAAAGAACTAGACCGACTAGAGTCTCTGCAAATTATTTCACCAGTGGACTATTCAGAGTGGGCGGCTCCAATAGTCGTTGTGCGAAAGGCCAGTGGTAATGTTCGCATATGTGGCAACTATTCAACTGGATTAAACGATCGGCTCCAGTCACACCAGTATCCCCTTCCGCTGCCACAAGACGTCATTTCAAAGCTCTCTAATTGTACAGTGTTCAGTCAGATTGATTTATCTGATGCTTTTCTTCAGATGGAAGTGGAGGAAAGCTGCCGCCAACTACTCACCATCAACACCCATCGGGGACTGTATCAGTACAACAGGTTGCCTCCTGGTGTCAAAGCTGCGCCGGGAGCATTCCAGCAGCTGATGGACACGATGTTGGCCGGTCTTCCATGTACTGCAGGCTACCTAGACGACGTGGTTGTGGGAGGCAAAGATACTAACGAACATCAGCGTAATTTGCATGCAGTGCTGCAGCGGATTGAGGAATTCGGATTCACAACTCGGCCGGAAAAATGCTCATTTGGCCAGCAGCAAATCCGTTACCTGGGTCATATCTTAGATCGTCATGGGCTTAGACCAGATCCAGCTAAAATCCAAGTCATAAAGGACCTACCGCCATCGAAGGACATCACGGGAGTACGCTCCTTCCTGGGAGCCATAAATTATTacggaaaatttgttccaaacATGCGGGCTCTCAGGTTTCCGCTAGATCAGCTCCTGAAGGATTCATCAGCATTTGTGTGGACGCGCGAGTGCCAGCAGgcgtttgaaaaattcaaaaaaattttgtcgTCAGAGCTGCTTTTAGCACATTATGACCCGAAGCAGGAAATAATTGTCTCGGCGGACGCATCTTCCATCGGCATTGGGGCAACAATAAGTCACAAGTATCCTAATGGCCACGTTAAAGTGATTCAACATGCATCTCGTGCGCTTACACCGGTTGAACAGCGCTACTCGCAAATTGACCGGGAAGGATTGGCAATAATTTACGCTGTTACCAAATTCCACAAATTTATCTTTGGGAGACGGTTTCGGCTTCAAACCGACCATGCACCGCTTCTCAGAATTTTCGGGTCCAAAAAAGGGATTCCGATCTATACAGCCAATCGCCTTCAACGGTGGGCATTATCGTTGCTCTCCTACGATTTTTCGATCGAGTACATTCAGAGTGACAAGTTCGGCAATGCTGACGTTTTGTCCCGTCTTATCGACCAACACACCAAACCGGATGAGGACGTCATAATTGCATGTACCACCTTGGAAGAAGATTTGAGGTCAGTAGCAATCGATAGTACTAATCAACTACCTCTCAGTTTTAGTATGGTTGAAAAAGCAACGGCATGTGATCCGTTGCTTCGAAAAGTTCACCGCTTCATCCGTGAGGGCTGGCCCAAATCTAGGTCGGAAGTTAAAGATTGGGAGATGTCTCGGTTCTTCGATCGCCAGGAAGCTCTGTCAGTCGTTCAAGGCAGCATAATGTTCGGCGACAGACTGGTAATCCCGGCTGCCTTCCGGAGGCGGTGCCTCAACCAACTACACAGGGGCCATCCAGGCGTACAGCGTATGAAGGCCATCTCACGTAGCTTCGTGTACTGGCCGGGACTTGACGAAGAGATTGTGAGCTTCGTTAAGGGTTGTCATCACTGCGCATCTGTAGCACGGTCCCCTCCGAAAGCGGAACCGGAGTCGTGGCATTCCACAACGGCTCCTTGGCAGCGAGTCCATGCAGACTACGCGGGCCCTCTGGACGGAGAATATTATTTGCTAGTCATCGATGCGCACACCAAGTGGCCAGAGATCTTCCCGACAAAACAAATAACATCGAAGGCCAGGATCAATCTATTGCGTACGTTGTTTGCAAACAAGGGCATGCCGGAGATTCTCGTGACCGATAACGGAACGCAATTTAAGAGTGCTGAGTTCAGTGAGTTATGCTGCGAGAACGGAATCCGGCACACAACAACGGCTCCATTTCATCCGCAATCGAACGGCCAAGCTAAAAGATTTGTGGATACTTTCAAGCGGGCCGTTAAAAAAATTCAGGAGGGAGAAGGCTCGATAAGGCAAGCACTGGACATTTTCCTCCTCACTTACCGTTCCACGCCGAATCCAAATGTTCCAGGAGGGAAATCCCCAGCAGAGGCGATGTATAACCGACCGTTGAGAACATCGCTAGACCTTCTACGTCCACCGTCGACCCCAGAACCATCATCAAACCGCCAGGGTACATCCACCGCGCGGTCTTTCAGTCCGAAAGATTCCGTATATGCAAAAATATATGCCAACAACAAATGGTCTTGGATTCCTGGAACTGTAGTAGAAAGAATCGGCACAGTTATGTATAATATCTGGGTGGAAAACAAGAAATTAGTTAGGTCACACATCAACCAGCTCAGAGAACGATCTGCTACGGGAACAACAACAAAGGAGCAGACTAAGCAAGGTCTGCCGCTCAACATTTTGCTCGATGAGTGGAAGCTATCAGCAGCATCCCCGTCTGCTCACCACTTGTCGGAAGcggaagtcatcgaacaaactCAATCCACGCTAGTTCGTCCATCATCCCCAACATCACCAAATAGCATCCGATCAGCgacatcttcttcttcatcaCCATCGACGGCATTGAGTCTACCGTTGAAAATTCACCTATGGTTCAGCTACCTCGGCGATCTTCTCGAACCAGAAGACCACCGCAATGGTTCCAGGGAAACTAAAGGTTCTAGGAGGGAGATGTTGGAGACAACTGGCAATACCACAGAGGATCTACCACTTGGGCTCGCCAGTGACAGATTCAACTGTCATTTGTATCGACGTCACGAGTGA